The following proteins are encoded in a genomic region of Oncorhynchus masou masou isolate Uvic2021 chromosome 19, UVic_Omas_1.1, whole genome shotgun sequence:
- the efhc1 gene encoding EF-hand domain-containing protein 1 isoform X1, with protein sequence MSINTGHGLPFLPGNTFRDVTKSAHHRPQTLTYKNGFALPHRPKVGIGQAPLLSSELIQSEINQLSNQTALTCGTAHYSPALDVIPAHVAYDKKVLRFYGYFQQEVLHSPQEGYRVRPVVLYYYLEDDSMCIIEPLVENSGIPQGKLIKRQRLPKNDRGDHYHWKDLNVGMDLVVYGTVYRVTHCDSYTQDFMESEGLVLNDPEPTPVDPYIQRRTQAGRSYITPSVFDRLHQFLTMDRKVLRFFALWDHTDSLYGEARPVTIQYYLVDDSVEIREVHEPNSGRDPFPVLLRRQRLPKNIKPACKPFPSCVLEVSPQEVHQYYSPKDFQVGETLQLMGRRFLLYDCDEFTKAYYQKNHPDLELKPKPVVKKTTELHDRHEVPPYNGFGSLEDSLQNCLSLIPEPPKKDLMKMLENDHKVLRYAARMDSQNPQDEGRLFIFSYFLSSDMISIFEKSTRNSGIISGQFLEKTRIPKPGCTVDKPEFYGPADFAIGDTVEVFRHRFVLTDADPYVLNYLESISDQLPSRTLNSLRRRLGVAHQEVDPHTDPQSEDIERVEASP encoded by the exons ATGTCGATCAACACGGGACATGGCTTGCCATTTTTGCCAGGAAACACCTTTCGGGATGTTACG AAGTCAGCTCACCATCGTCCTCAAACCCTGACCTATAAGAATGGTTTTGCCCTGCCGCACCGGCCCAAGGTTGGCATTGGACAAGCCCCTCTCCTGTCCAGTGAGCTGATCCAGAGTGAGATCAACCAGTTGTCCAATCAGACTGCTCTCACCTGTGGCACCGCCCACTACAGCCCAGCTCTGGACGTTATCCCTGCTCATGTCGCTTATGACAAGAAG GTGCTGCGCTTCTATGGCTACTTCCAGCAGGAGGTGCTGCACTCGCCCCAGGAGGGTTACCGCGTGCGCCCTGTGGTCCTTTACTACTACCTGGAGGACGACAGCATGTGTATCATAGAACCGTTGGTGGAGAACTCTGGGATACCACAG GGCAAGCTGATCAAGCGCCAGAGGCTGCCCAAGAACGACCGCGGAGACCACTACCACTGGAAAGATCTCAACGTGGGCATGGACCTGGTAGTGTACGGCACCGTCTACCGCGTCACACACTGTGACAGCTACACACAG GATTTCATGGAGAGCGAGGGTCTGGTTTTGAACGACCCTGAGCCGACCCCGGTCGACCCGTACATCCAGCGGCGCACCCAGGCTGGACGCTCCTACATCACCCCATCTGTCTTCGACCGCCTCCATCAGTTCCTCACCATGGACCGCAAG GTGCTGCGTTTCTTTGCGCTGTGGGACCACACTGACTCTCTGTACGGGGAGGCCAGGCCTGTGACAATTCAGTACTATCTGGTGGATGACTCCGTGGAGATCCGAGAGGTCCATGAGCCCAACAGTGGCCGGGACCCCTTCCCTGTGCTGCTACGCAGACAGAGGCTGCCCAAGAACATCAAACCAGCCTGCA aGCCCTTCCCTAGCTGTGTACTGGAGGTGTCCCCCCAGGAGGTGCACCAGTACTACTCGCCCAAGGACTTCCAGGTGGGCGAGACCCTGCAGCTGATGGGCCGGCGCTTCCTGCTCTACGACTGTGACGAGTTCACCAAGGCCTACTACCAGAAAAACCACCCCGACCTGGAGCTCAAACCCAAACCTGTGGTCAAGAAGACCACAGAGCTGCATGACAGGCATGAG GTTCCTCCCTACAATGGTTTTGGTTCACTGGAGGACTCCCTTCAGAATTGCCTGTCTCTGATCCCTGAGCCCCCTAAGAAGGATCtgatgaagatgctggagaatgACCACAAAGTCCTGCGCTACGCTGCCAGGATG GACTCCCAGAATCCCCAGGACGAGGGCCGCCTCTTCATCTTCTCCTACTTCCTGTCCAGTGATATGATCAGCATCTTCGAGAAGTCCACGCGCAACTCCGGCATCATCAGCGGCCAGTTCCTGGAAAAGACACGCATCCCCAAGCCGGGCTGCACCGTGGACAAGCCAGAGTTCTATGGCCCGGCCGACTTTGCCATCGGAGACACCGTGGAGG TTTTCAGACACCGCTTTGTACTGACCGATGCTGACCCCTACGTGCTGAATTACCTGGAGTCCATCTCGGATCAACTGCCCTCTCGCACCCTGAACTCCCTGAGACGGAGGCTGGGCGTGGCTCACCAGGAGGTGGACCCCCACACCGACCCGCAGTCAG AGGACATTGAAAGAGTGGAAGCCTCTCCTTGA
- the efhc1 gene encoding EF-hand domain-containing protein 1 isoform X2, with amino-acid sequence MSINTGHGLPFLPGNTFRDVTSAHHRPQTLTYKNGFALPHRPKVGIGQAPLLSSELIQSEINQLSNQTALTCGTAHYSPALDVIPAHVAYDKKVLRFYGYFQQEVLHSPQEGYRVRPVVLYYYLEDDSMCIIEPLVENSGIPQGKLIKRQRLPKNDRGDHYHWKDLNVGMDLVVYGTVYRVTHCDSYTQDFMESEGLVLNDPEPTPVDPYIQRRTQAGRSYITPSVFDRLHQFLTMDRKVLRFFALWDHTDSLYGEARPVTIQYYLVDDSVEIREVHEPNSGRDPFPVLLRRQRLPKNIKPACKPFPSCVLEVSPQEVHQYYSPKDFQVGETLQLMGRRFLLYDCDEFTKAYYQKNHPDLELKPKPVVKKTTELHDRHEVPPYNGFGSLEDSLQNCLSLIPEPPKKDLMKMLENDHKVLRYAARMDSQNPQDEGRLFIFSYFLSSDMISIFEKSTRNSGIISGQFLEKTRIPKPGCTVDKPEFYGPADFAIGDTVEVFRHRFVLTDADPYVLNYLESISDQLPSRTLNSLRRRLGVAHQEVDPHTDPQSEDIERVEASP; translated from the exons ATGTCGATCAACACGGGACATGGCTTGCCATTTTTGCCAGGAAACACCTTTCGGGATGTTACG TCAGCTCACCATCGTCCTCAAACCCTGACCTATAAGAATGGTTTTGCCCTGCCGCACCGGCCCAAGGTTGGCATTGGACAAGCCCCTCTCCTGTCCAGTGAGCTGATCCAGAGTGAGATCAACCAGTTGTCCAATCAGACTGCTCTCACCTGTGGCACCGCCCACTACAGCCCAGCTCTGGACGTTATCCCTGCTCATGTCGCTTATGACAAGAAG GTGCTGCGCTTCTATGGCTACTTCCAGCAGGAGGTGCTGCACTCGCCCCAGGAGGGTTACCGCGTGCGCCCTGTGGTCCTTTACTACTACCTGGAGGACGACAGCATGTGTATCATAGAACCGTTGGTGGAGAACTCTGGGATACCACAG GGCAAGCTGATCAAGCGCCAGAGGCTGCCCAAGAACGACCGCGGAGACCACTACCACTGGAAAGATCTCAACGTGGGCATGGACCTGGTAGTGTACGGCACCGTCTACCGCGTCACACACTGTGACAGCTACACACAG GATTTCATGGAGAGCGAGGGTCTGGTTTTGAACGACCCTGAGCCGACCCCGGTCGACCCGTACATCCAGCGGCGCACCCAGGCTGGACGCTCCTACATCACCCCATCTGTCTTCGACCGCCTCCATCAGTTCCTCACCATGGACCGCAAG GTGCTGCGTTTCTTTGCGCTGTGGGACCACACTGACTCTCTGTACGGGGAGGCCAGGCCTGTGACAATTCAGTACTATCTGGTGGATGACTCCGTGGAGATCCGAGAGGTCCATGAGCCCAACAGTGGCCGGGACCCCTTCCCTGTGCTGCTACGCAGACAGAGGCTGCCCAAGAACATCAAACCAGCCTGCA aGCCCTTCCCTAGCTGTGTACTGGAGGTGTCCCCCCAGGAGGTGCACCAGTACTACTCGCCCAAGGACTTCCAGGTGGGCGAGACCCTGCAGCTGATGGGCCGGCGCTTCCTGCTCTACGACTGTGACGAGTTCACCAAGGCCTACTACCAGAAAAACCACCCCGACCTGGAGCTCAAACCCAAACCTGTGGTCAAGAAGACCACAGAGCTGCATGACAGGCATGAG GTTCCTCCCTACAATGGTTTTGGTTCACTGGAGGACTCCCTTCAGAATTGCCTGTCTCTGATCCCTGAGCCCCCTAAGAAGGATCtgatgaagatgctggagaatgACCACAAAGTCCTGCGCTACGCTGCCAGGATG GACTCCCAGAATCCCCAGGACGAGGGCCGCCTCTTCATCTTCTCCTACTTCCTGTCCAGTGATATGATCAGCATCTTCGAGAAGTCCACGCGCAACTCCGGCATCATCAGCGGCCAGTTCCTGGAAAAGACACGCATCCCCAAGCCGGGCTGCACCGTGGACAAGCCAGAGTTCTATGGCCCGGCCGACTTTGCCATCGGAGACACCGTGGAGG TTTTCAGACACCGCTTTGTACTGACCGATGCTGACCCCTACGTGCTGAATTACCTGGAGTCCATCTCGGATCAACTGCCCTCTCGCACCCTGAACTCCCTGAGACGGAGGCTGGGCGTGGCTCACCAGGAGGTGGACCCCCACACCGACCCGCAGTCAG AGGACATTGAAAGAGTGGAAGCCTCTCCTTGA